Proteins from a single region of Electrophorus electricus isolate fEleEle1 chromosome 5, fEleEle1.pri, whole genome shotgun sequence:
- the sfrp1a gene encoding secreted frizzled-related protein 1a — MKLLASATITLLMALLSLSQSSEYEYLNWKTETFTGGRTYDRPPQCMPIPDDLRLCHDVGYGSMLLPNLLEHETMAEVRQQAGSWVPLLHKNCHADTQVFLCSLFAPVCLERPVYPCRWLCEAVRDGCTPIMESFGFPWPRMLHCDQFPQDEVCISTPNTTEARQPKGYLPVCPPCEDEMKTDVILEHMCASEFAIKTKIKEVKRENSDRKVILQKRRKALKFGSLRKRDLKKLTLYLKNGADCPCSQLDNLSNTYLIMGRRVDKQHLITGIHKWDKSSKEFKKTIKKLESHKCPTFESLFK; from the exons ATGAAGCTGCTGGCATCTGCCACCATCACACTACTCATGGCTCTGCTGTCCTTGAGCCAGTCTTCGGAGTACGAGTACCTAAACTGGAAGACAGAGACGTTCACGGGCGGGCGCACTTATGACCGGCCGCCACAGTGCATGCCCATCCCGGACGACCTACGGCTGTGCCACGACGTGGGCTACGGTAGCATGCTTCTTCCCAACCTGCTGGAGCACGAGACCATGGCAGAGGTGAGGCAGCAGGCAGGCAGCTGGGTGCCTCTGCTGCACAAGAACTGTCACGCGGACACGCAGGTCTTCCTGTGCTCGCTGTTCGCACCCGTGTGCCTGGAGCGGCCCGTCTACCCATGCCGCTGGCTGTGCGAGGCGGTGCGTGACGGCTGCACGCCTATCATGGAGTCGTTCGGCTTCCCGTGGCCCAGAATGTTGCACTGTGACCAGTTCCCACAGGACGAAGTGTGCATCAGCACACCCAACACTACAGAGGCCCGACAGCCCAAGG GTTACCTTCCAGTCTGTCCTCCCTGTGAAGACGAAATGAAGACTGATGTTATTTTGGAGCATATGTGTGCCAGCGAGTTTG CCATCAAGACCAAGATCAAGGAGGTGAAGCGGGAGAACTCTGACCGCAAGGTGATCCTCCAGAAGCGGCGCAAGGCACTGAAGTTTGGCAGCCTGAGGAAGAGGGACCTGAAGAAGCTCACCCTGTACCTGAAGAACGGTGCCGACTGCCCCTGCTCGCAGCTCGACAACCTGAGCAACACCTACCTCATCATGGGCCGCCGTGTGGACAAGCAGCACCTCATCACAGGCATCCACAAGTGGGATAAGTCCAGCAAGGAGTTCAAAAAGACCATCAAGAAACTAGAAAGCCACAAATGCCCCACCTTCGAGAGCCTCTTCAAATGA